From the Manihot esculenta cultivar AM560-2 chromosome 3, M.esculenta_v8, whole genome shotgun sequence genome, one window contains:
- the LOC110611426 gene encoding uncharacterized protein LOC110611426, protein MMHAKSDSDQGTVTSSSPRSPKPTMYYVQSPSRDSRDEDKSLSMQATPAFNSPIESPSHPSYGRHSRSSSSSRVSGAYGSSSAALTTLGRKAENKKNYKGWRQCNMIKEEGDYGEMYRNDGLSTRCRVLFVVLGFVVIFSVFCLVIWGASRPYKLQISVKSLIVHDLNFGQGSDFTGVPTSLLTTNCSVKMNVYNPATFFGIHVSSVPVNLMYSEITVATGELKKYYQSRKSHHNVYVNLEGIRVPLYGAGASLKISDNNGGVQMAMILVFDIHSRGNVVGELVKSRHTRHVSCALSIDSRSKKPIKFNKDSCAYV, encoded by the exons ATGATGCACGCCAAATCCGACTCCGACCAGGGGACCGTGACCTCGTCATCCCCTCGATCGCCTAAGCCTACCATGTACTATGTCCAGAGCCCATCTCGTGACTCTCGCGATGAGGACAAGTCTTTGTCAATGCAGGCCACGCCGGCTTTCAACAGCCCCATAGAGTCTCCGTCTCACCCGTCTTACGGGCGTCACTCCAGGTCGTCGTCCTCCAGCAGGGTTTCTGGGGCCTACGGGTCATCGTCGGCGGCGTTGACAACATTGGGGAGGAAAGCGGAAAACAAGAAGAACTACAAGGGCTGGCGCCAGTGTAATATGATTAAGGAGGAAGGGGATTACGGGGAAATGTATAGGAATGATGGGTTGTCAACGAGGTGCCGGGTTTTGTTTGTAGTTTTGGGGTTCGTTGTGATTTTTTCAGTGTTCTGTTTGGTAATCTGGGGAGCGAGTAGGCCTTACAAGCTACAGATCAGTGTCAAA AGCCTGATTGtgcatgatttgaattttgGGCAAGGCTCAGATTTCACGGGAGTCCCAACCAGTTTGCTAACTACGAATTGTTCAGTGAAGATGAATGTGTATAATCCAGCTACGTTTTTTGGCATTCATGTCAGTTCAGTTCCTGTCAATCTTATGTACTCAGAGATTACAGTTGCTACTGGTGAG TTGAAGAAGTATTATCAATCGAGAAAGAGCCACCACAATGTGTATGTGAATCTGGAAGGAATAAGAGTTCCCCTCTATGGTGCAGGGGCAAGCTTAAAGATCTCGGATAACAATGGAGGAGTTCAAATGGCAATGATACTTGTTTTTGACATTCACTCGCGAGGAAATGTTGTGGGAGAACTGGTGAAGTCAAGGCATACAAGGCACGTCTCTTGTGCTTTATCCATTGATTCTCGCAGCAAAAAACCCATCAAGTTTAACAAGGATTCATGTGCATATGTGTGA